A stretch of the Chlorobiota bacterium genome encodes the following:
- the rlmD gene encoding 23S rRNA (uracil(1939)-C(5))-methyltransferase RlmD, which yields MEEKNTKPKKGDEIVITPNKAAFEGSCVGRTEDGFTIFISGCVPGDTVKAVLKKVKKSYAEAKAIEIINPSIYRVDPVCSHFGDCGGCKWQNFAYSSQIEWKRQHVIDSFERIGHLKDIIVKETLSSENEYFYRNKMEFSFGDKRWLTDIEVANDEEILDRNFALGLHAPGRYDRVLDVLNCYLQSEVSNKILNFSKKFFKENSTSIYNTHSHSGILRNLCIRHSVARKETMVIIVTSEEVDDLIYEYSDMLKLNVPEVTTLVQGINRGKAQIAFTNETRVLYGNGIITEKIAGNEFDISPFSFFQTNSLQAEQLYKVAIEAAEIQPEDIVWDLYCGAGTITLAIAAKAKFVLGVEQNEGSIKDADLSAIKNNYFNTKFIASDCRSFINRVDLPKPNIIFTDPPRAGMHTDVVNMIKKIAPEKIIYISCNPTTQARDCELLMDMYLIEYVQPVDMFPQTYHIETVAKLTLLMK from the coding sequence ATGGAAGAAAAAAATACAAAACCAAAAAAGGGAGATGAAATAGTTATTACTCCAAACAAAGCTGCTTTTGAAGGTTCTTGTGTTGGAAGAACTGAAGATGGTTTTACGATATTTATTTCGGGATGTGTACCAGGGGATACGGTAAAAGCTGTTCTTAAAAAAGTAAAAAAAAGTTATGCAGAAGCAAAAGCTATTGAAATTATAAATCCATCAATTTACCGTGTAGATCCTGTTTGTTCCCATTTTGGAGATTGTGGTGGATGTAAATGGCAAAATTTTGCATATAGCTCTCAAATCGAATGGAAACGACAACATGTTATAGATTCATTTGAAAGAATCGGTCATTTGAAAGATATTATTGTGAAAGAAACTTTGTCAAGTGAAAATGAGTATTTTTATAGAAATAAAATGGAATTTTCCTTTGGAGATAAAAGATGGTTAACAGATATTGAAGTAGCAAATGATGAAGAAATATTAGATAGAAATTTTGCTTTAGGATTACATGCACCAGGTAGATATGATAGGGTACTTGACGTATTAAATTGTTACCTGCAATCGGAAGTTAGTAATAAAATTTTAAATTTCAGTAAAAAGTTCTTTAAAGAAAATTCCACCTCAATTTATAATACTCATTCACATTCTGGTATATTAAGAAATTTATGTATTAGGCATTCTGTTGCAAGAAAAGAGACAATGGTTATTATAGTTACTAGTGAAGAAGTAGATGATTTAATTTATGAGTATTCAGATATGTTAAAACTAAATGTTCCAGAAGTTACAACCTTGGTTCAAGGTATTAATAGAGGAAAGGCACAAATTGCATTTACAAATGAAACAAGAGTCCTTTATGGAAATGGAATAATAACTGAAAAAATTGCAGGTAATGAGTTTGATATTTCACCATTTTCATTTTTTCAAACAAATTCGCTACAAGCAGAGCAACTTTATAAAGTAGCTATTGAAGCAGCGGAGATTCAACCAGAAGATATTGTTTGGGATCTATATTGTGGTGCTGGAACAATAACTTTAGCAATAGCTGCTAAAGCTAAATTTGTATTAGGAGTTGAGCAGAACGAAGGCTCAATTAAGGATGCTGATTTGAGTGCAATTAAAAATAATTACTTTAATACAAAGTTTATTGCTAGTGATTGCAGAAGCTTTATCAATAGGGTTGATTTGCCAAAACCAAATATTATTTTTACTGATCCACCCAGAGCAGGTATGCACACAGATGTAGTCAATATGATAAAAAAAATTGCACCAGAAAAAATAATTTACATAAGTTGTAACCCAACAACTCAAGCTCGTGATTGTGAACTGCTAATGGATATGTATTTAATTGAATATGTTCAACCTGTAGATATGTTCCCTCAGACTTATCATATTGAAACTGTTGCTAAACTCACTTTGTTAATGAAATAA